The genome window ACACGATGTAGGAGAGCTGGCTAACTGTCGAATAGGCGAGCCTCGCCTTAAGGTCGTCTCGCGTCAGGGCATAGATCGACGCCATGAGGATCGTAAACGAGACCAGATAGGCCGTGGCGATGCCGAGGCCGAGCTCCCCGACCAACTTGACGCCAAAGACATGAAACACCACTCGCAGCAGGCAAAACACGCCCATCTTGACCACGGCCACGGCATGCAAGAGCGCGCTGACCGGCGTCGGCGCCACCATCGCGGCAGGCAGCCAGGCGTGCATCGGCATCACCGCGGCCTTGGCGAAGCCGAAGAGATAGCAGAAATAGACGATCGTCAGCAGCGCCGCCGAGGCATTGACGCCCGCCAACAGCCCGCCCTCCCTAAAATCGAGCGATCCCGCAATGGAGTAGGTCAGTGCCAGCGCGGCGAGCAGGACGCTTTTCGAGGCTCCCATCAAATAGACGAGATATTTGTGGGCACCCCTCCACCCCTCTTCATCCTCGTGGTGATAGACAAGCGGATAGGTAACGAGGCTGAGCACCTCGTAGAAGATGACCAAGGTGAACAGATTGGCGGCGAAGGCACCCCCGACAGCCGCCGCGAGGCTGGTGGCGAAGCAGGCGAAGAAGCGGGTCTGCGCATGTTCGTTCAAGTGCCGCATATAGCCGATGGAATAGAATGCGGCCACGATCCATAAAAGCGACGAGATAGTGGCGAACACCATGCCGAGCGCGTCGGCCCGGAAAGCGAACTCGACCCCCGGCAAGATTTCGAACAGGCGCAAGTCGACGGTCCCGCCCGCCAGCACCGTCGGCGCCATTGAAGCGACAATCGCAAACAGAACAATTGCTGCTATTGGCGATACGATATCGCGGAGTTTCTCGCGGTTGTTCAGAAGCAGAATTATTAGGGCCGCCAGGCCTGGGACGGCGACGGCAAGCAGTGGCCGGATCGATATCACCGGGTCCAAGCCGCTATCCTTTCATCATGGTAACGTCGTCGACCTTGAGGGTGGATTTGTTCCTCACAAGGGCGACCAGGATACCGAGGGCGACGGCAACCTCCGCCGCGGTAATTGCAATGACGAAGATCGCGAAGATCTGCCCGCGGAAATCGTCGTATTGACGTCCAAAAGCGATGAAGTTGATGTTGACCGAGTTGAGCAGTAGTTCCAGCGACATCAGCACGACCAGAATATTGCGCCTGAGCAGCACGCCCGCTGCTCCGATCACGAAGAGGATCACTGCGAGCAAAATATACCACCAGAGCGGAACCATCAGCTCGACTCCTTCCGCGCCAGAACGATAGCCCCGATCAGTGCCGCCAGCAGAATGACAGAGGCGACTTCAAACGGCAGAAGATAGTCGGAAAAAAGTGTCGTGCTGAGCTGCCTAATCTCATCGCCGCCACGCGCAACGACGGGCTCCGTGGCCAAAAAGCGCGGGCTCCGGAGAACCAGCACGAGCATCTCGACGCCAAGCAGAACGAGCAGCACCAGAGCCGGCAGATTGCCACCCGGCAAGAACCGCTGCAACACCGCTTCGCGCACATCAATCATCATGATCACGAATAGGAACAGGACCATGATCGCGCCGACATAGACGAAGATCTGGATGGCCGCGAGCAACGGCGCCCCGAGCAAGACGAAAATTGCGGAAACCTGCAGGAAACACGCCATCAGCGCCAATGCGCTGTGAACCGGATTGCGCGCCACGACGACCATCAGGGCCGCGATCACGGACACCGTAGCGAACAGAAGAAAGAACCCCTGATCCATCGACGCGACCCTCCCACGCGAGCTCTCACTCGGCGCGAGATGGCCGGATTCGAGTTAGCTCCGCACTTCAGGTGCATTCACAAATTGTGCCCTAGTATTAGGTTTTTCACAAGATTGTTGTCGCTAGCGGAGCAACCAAGCCGGTCCGAATGTGATGAAAACACCTCCGAAGGTCTATAAGGTGGCCGATCAGGTATTTCTTGCCTCATCGGCTGTCAGCGCAGTCTCCCGCGTGCCGGAAACAATTATCTCCAAGACTTCGTGCTCGTCAGTGTTTTTGATGTAGCGGTCGCCGACATATTCACCGCGCTTGAGGACCATAACGCGATCACCCACAGCGAAAATATCGACCAGGCGGTGCGAGATGATGATCTGAGCAACGCCTTGTTTCTTCAACTCGAGCATGGTTTCGAGCAGCCGTTCGGTCGCCATCACGGAGAGGTTGGCGGTCGGCTCGTCGAGAATTACGACGCGCGGGTCGAACGAGATCGCCCGGGCAATCGCCACGGATTGCTGACGGCCGCCCGACAGGCTCTCAACCTTTTGATAGACGGAGTTGACGTCGACTTTGAGCCGTTTCAGCACGC of Rhizobium sp. NXC24 contains these proteins:
- a CDS encoding monovalent cation/H+ antiporter subunit D family protein; this encodes MDPVISIRPLLAVAVPGLAALIILLLNNREKLRDIVSPIAAIVLFAIVASMAPTVLAGGTVDLRLFEILPGVEFAFRADALGMVFATISSLLWIVAAFYSIGYMRHLNEHAQTRFFACFATSLAAAVGGAFAANLFTLVIFYEVLSLVTYPLVYHHEDEEGWRGAHKYLVYLMGASKSVLLAALALTYSIAGSLDFREGGLLAGVNASAALLTIVYFCYLFGFAKAAVMPMHAWLPAAMVAPTPVSALLHAVAVVKMGVFCLLRVVFHVFGVKLVGELGLGIATAYLVSFTILMASIYALTRDDLKARLAYSTVSQLSYIVLGAVLLSPVAMVGGIIHMAAHAFSKITLFFCAGSIYCASGKRNISDMAGIGRRLPWTMGAFFIASLSMIGIPPTAGFISKWYLTLGSVEAGQIAFLAVLLVSSILNAAYFLPVSYAAFFGAEAEENPATIREIPMVTIPLVATAILSVLMGIFPGYFLTLADGVVK
- the nuoK gene encoding NADH-quinone oxidoreductase subunit NuoK gives rise to the protein MVPLWWYILLAVILFVIGAAGVLLRRNILVVLMSLELLLNSVNINFIAFGRQYDDFRGQIFAIFVIAITAAEVAVALGILVALVRNKSTLKVDDVTMMKG
- a CDS encoding NADH-quinone oxidoreductase subunit J — encoded protein: MDQGFFLLFATVSVIAALMVVVARNPVHSALALMACFLQVSAIFVLLGAPLLAAIQIFVYVGAIMVLFLFVIMMIDVREAVLQRFLPGGNLPALVLLVLLGVEMLVLVLRSPRFLATEPVVARGGDEIRQLSTTLFSDYLLPFEVASVILLAALIGAIVLARKESS
- a CDS encoding ATP-binding cassette domain-containing protein → MADEITLQPIVEMRGVEKAFGAVQALRKVDLVLYPGEILGLVGDNSAGKSTLMKILTGAYQRDAGEILVAGQAVHFKSPHESRDVGIEMIYQDFALCGNMDVGQNIFLGRWPLKGPFVNRRKMYAEADGVLKRLKVDVNSVYQKVESLSGGRQQSVAIARAISFDPRVVILDEPTANLSVMATERLLETMLELKKQGVAQIIISHRLVDIFAVGDRVMVLKRGEYVGDRYIKNTDEHEVLEIIVSGTRETALTADEARNT